The Fusarium keratoplasticum isolate Fu6.1 chromosome 8, whole genome shotgun sequence genome includes a region encoding these proteins:
- a CDS encoding Glucan endo-1,6-beta-glucosidase B — protein sequence MLTSSLLTALAALASSAHAWLPTDNSHSGINKRDVTLFTYPLQQGPNKRWLPSSNKIRGVNLGSLFVYEPWIDSQEWANTGCEGEKSEFDCVMNKGQDSADKAFQEHWKRFITQEDLDEMASYGLNTIRVPLGYWLKEDLVDASEHFPKGGLDYLTQLCGWASDRGFYIILDLHGAPGAQEPNQPFTGQYAPSVGFYNDYNYGRAVEWLEWITDIIHTKNEYRNVGMLEIVNEPLNWDKAVDSLRNTYYPNAYKAIRKVEDNLKVATNDRLHIQMMGSLWGSGNPTEFLDDTSFTAFDDHRYLKWDTSVEVSQSAYIQKSCQDDRNTDGPTIVGEWSIAVPDDVEQTDAWKPQSQKDFYSKWFAAQVHAYEQHTLGWVFWTWKTNLGDDYRWSYRDAARAGVIPKDLNSLPSVC from the exons ATGTTGACTTCTTCCTTGTTGACTGCCCTCGCGGCTCTGGCTTCATCCGCCCACGCCTGGCTCCCTACCGACAACTCTCATTCCGGCATCAACAAGCGTGACGTCACCCTATTCACTTATCCTCTGCAACAAGGCCCGAACAAGAGATGGCttcccagcagcaacaagatCCGAGGTGTGAACCTTGGTTCTCTCTTCGTCTACGAACCTTGGATCGATAGCCAAGAGTGGGCCAACACTGGATGCGAGGGGGAGAAGTCCGAGTTCGACTGTGTCATGAACAAGGGCCAGGATAGTGCAGACAAGGCTTTCCAGGAGCACTGGAAGCGCTTCATTACCCaggaggaccttgacgagatggccAGCTACGGCTTGAACACAATCCGAGTTCCTCTGGGATACTGGCTGAAGGAAGATCTTGTGGATGCGTCTGAGCATTTCCCCAAG GGAGGGTTGGACTACTTGACCCAGCTCTGCGGCTGGGCTAGTGACCGAGGCTTCTACATCATCCTTGA TCTTCACGGTGCCCCTGGTGCCCAGGAGCCCAACCAGCCCTTCACCGGCCAATACGCTCCCTCGGTCGGATTCTACAACGACTACAACTATGGCCGTGCCGTCGAGTGGCTCGAGTGGATCACCGACATCATCCATACCAAGAACGAGTATCGCAACGTCGGCATGCTGGAGATCGTGAATGAGCCCCTGAACTGGGACAAGGCGGTTGACTCTCTGCGAAACACTTACTATCCCAATGCCTACAAG GCCATCCGCAAGGTCGAAGACAACCTCAAGGTCGCCACCAACGACCGCCTCCACATCCAGATGATGGGCTCCCTCTGGGGTAGCGGCAACCCCAccgagttcctcgacgacacgTCCTTCACGGCGTTTGACGACCACCGCTACCTCAAGTGGGACACGAGCGTCGAAGTCTCTCAGAGCGCCTACATCCAAAAGTCGTGTCAAGATGACCGCAACACCGACGGCCCAACCATTGTCGGCGAGTGGAGCATTGCCGTGCCTGATGATGTTGAGCAGACGGATGCCTGGAAGCCTCAGAGCCAGAAGGACTTTTACAGCAAGTGGTTTGCTGCTCAGGTTCATGCTTATGAGCAGCATACCCTTGGTTGGGTGTTTTGGACTTGGAAGACCAACCTCGGTGATGACTACCGTTGGTCTTACAGAG ATGCTGCAAGGGCCGGTGTTATCCCCAAGGACCTCAACTCTCTCCCAAGTGTCTGCTAG